AGGAGAAACTGGCGCTGGCTATCCGGCGGGGAGACGACGCCGTCAAGCAGTTTTCCGACGAGCTCCGGCAGAAAAAGGAGTACATCCACGAGCATCAGTCCGGCATGGACGACGCCGACATGGTGGCCGCCGGCCAATCGATTAACCGCATGGCCTTTACGGGCGAGGCCGCCGTGGCCCGGAAACGCAAGCTCCTCAAGCTGGCGCAATCCCCCTACTTTGGCCGCATTGATTTCACGCCCCAGGGCCAGGCCACCATGCCGGTGTACATCGGCGTGCATTCCTTTACGGACGAGCGGCAGCGCCAGGGCCTGATTTACGATTGGCGGGCACCCATTTCGTCCATGTTCTACGACTTCGAGCTGGGGGATGCCGCCTTCACCACTCCTTCGGGGGAGGTGCAGGGCACCATCGACCTCAAACGGCAATACAAAATCCGGGACGGGCGCATGGAGTTCCTGATTGAGAATGACGTGAACATTCACGACGACGTGCTGCAGCGCGAGCTGGCCAAGTCCAGCGACGACAAGATGAAGAACATCGTCGCGACCATCCAACGGGACCAGAACGCGGTGATTCGCAACGAAACCGCCTCGGTGATGGTCATCCAGGGCGTGGCCGGGTCGGGCAAAACCTCCATTGCCCTGCATCGCCTGGCGTTCCTCTTGTACCGCTACCGGGATACCATTGCGGCCAAGGACCTGCTCATTATCTCGCCCAATAAAGTCTTCGCCGACTACATCTCCAACGTCTTGCCCGAACTGGGCGAAGAACACATTCCCGAGCTAGGCATGGACGAGCTGGCGGCCGACCTGCTCGGCAACCAGTACCCCTTCCAGACCTTCTTCGAGCAGGTGTCGGCGCTGCTGGAAAACCACGAACCCGCGTTTATTGAGCGCATCCGGTTCAAGTCCTCGTTTGAGTTTCTGAGCCAGCTCAACCAGTACCTGCTGCACGTGGAGAACCACTACTTCACCGCGGCCGAGCTGCGGGTGGGCCCCCTGCGCATTCCCGCGGCGTTCCTGCTGGAGCGGTTCAAGGCCTACCACCGGGTGCCGCTCTTGAAACGCTTGCCGCTGGTGGCCGAGGACGTGCGGACCTACGTGCGCGACGCCACTCGCCGCAAGCTGACCGGGCAGGAGAAGGCCACGATTGGGGAAGCTGTTCCCCGTATGTTCAAGTTCCACCAGGTGCTGGACCTCTACCGGGACTTTTACCGCTGGATTGGGAAGCCCGGGCTCTTCCGCATCGACCACCGCATGCACTTGGAATACGCGGACGTCTTCGCTTTCATCTACCTGCGCATCCGGCTGGAAGGCCTCACCGCCTACGAGCACGTGAAGCACCTGCTGGTGGACGAGATGCAGGATTACACCCCCGTGCAATACGCCGTGTTGTCCCGCGTGTTCGGGTGCCGGAAGACCATCCTCGGCGACGTAAGCCAGACGGTGAACCCGTACAGCGCTTCCTCCGCCGAGGCCATCGAACGCGTCTTCCCGCAAGCCGAGGTGGTCCGGCTCTACCGCAGCTACCGCTCCACCGTCGAGATTACGGCCTTTGCGCAGCGCATCACGCCGAATCCCCACATCATCCCGCTGGAACGGCACGGGCAGGCGCCCGTAATAGCGCGCTTTGGCAGCAAAGACGAGGAATTAAAGGCTATCCAGGAGCTGATTGCGACCTTCCAGCGCTCGGGAAACAATTCCCTGGGCATCATCTGCAAAACCCTCCGGCAGGCCAGGCAGGTGCATGAGGCGCTTAAAGCCCCTGGCGTTCATCTGCTCACGGAGGAGTCTACAACCTTCAAAGAGGGGGTGGTCATCACCACGGCCCATTTGGCGAAGGGGCTGGAGTTTGATGAGGTCATCGTGCCCTTTGCCTCCGCTCATACTTATAAAACGGAGGTGGATAAGAGCATGCTCTACGTCGCCTGCACCCGCGCCATGCACCAGCTCACGCTGACGTATTCGAAGGACATAACTCCCTTCTTGTCTGCCTAAAAGGCATTGGCCGCGGGTCTGTTCTTCGAAGGCTCTGCCCAACCGCTCAGATAGTCTCGATGGGGTGCGTGGGTAACAGACAATTCCCTTGCCGATAAGCTAATCTTATTAGGCTTTAATAGACGGCGGTAATGAGGTAGCAGGGGCGTTCTACCTAGTGTTAAACGGCCATCCCAACCGGGCCGATTGATTCACTCCTGCCAAGTCTTATCTGAACCCCCACAAAAAGCTCGTTTACTACACGGGTATCCTTGAAATGCAAAAGGCCCTTCACGCTAGCGTGAAGGGCCTTTTTGGTGGTCGTGTAAGGACTGCCCACTTCCGGTTGTCACCTGTTGCCTTA
This region of Hymenobacter sedentarius genomic DNA includes:
- a CDS encoding HelD family protein, with the protein product MNATEQEEREYLEVIKEKLALAIRRGDDAVKQFSDELRQKKEYIHEHQSGMDDADMVAAGQSINRMAFTGEAAVARKRKLLKLAQSPYFGRIDFTPQGQATMPVYIGVHSFTDERQRQGLIYDWRAPISSMFYDFELGDAAFTTPSGEVQGTIDLKRQYKIRDGRMEFLIENDVNIHDDVLQRELAKSSDDKMKNIVATIQRDQNAVIRNETASVMVIQGVAGSGKTSIALHRLAFLLYRYRDTIAAKDLLIISPNKVFADYISNVLPELGEEHIPELGMDELAADLLGNQYPFQTFFEQVSALLENHEPAFIERIRFKSSFEFLSQLNQYLLHVENHYFTAAELRVGPLRIPAAFLLERFKAYHRVPLLKRLPLVAEDVRTYVRDATRRKLTGQEKATIGEAVPRMFKFHQVLDLYRDFYRWIGKPGLFRIDHRMHLEYADVFAFIYLRIRLEGLTAYEHVKHLLVDEMQDYTPVQYAVLSRVFGCRKTILGDVSQTVNPYSASSAEAIERVFPQAEVVRLYRSYRSTVEITAFAQRITPNPHIIPLERHGQAPVIARFGSKDEELKAIQELIATFQRSGNNSLGIICKTLRQARQVHEALKAPGVHLLTEESTTFKEGVVITTAHLAKGLEFDEVIVPFASAHTYKTEVDKSMLYVACTRAMHQLTLTYSKDITPFLSA